The genomic stretch TAAGCTGGAATAGAGGCAAACCCTCCGCCATAGCACGTATACACAATCGCTAGCATGATTTGAAATAAGATCGCTGTCGATGTATGTGGAAGAAGAGCAAACAAACCAATTTGTAGAACAAAGAAGGTGGTATACGTATTGGGACGTCCGATGTAATCGGAAACGGAGGCCCAACCGATTCGCCCAAGACCATTGAAAATTCCCAGGACACCAACGAGTGCTGCCGCTTCAGTAGTGGTTAATCCGATACTTTCTTGAGCAAGTGGTTTTGCAGCAGACAAAATGGCAATTCCGCATGTTACATTAATAAACAACATGAGCCATAAATAATAAAATCGTGACGTTTTGATCGCTTCGTTGGCTGTTAACTGGGAAAGATCACCGGATTTTTTCGAATGCTTTTGTTTTTCTTTAAATCCTTTAGGAGCCCAGCCTTCAGGAGGTTTCTCTAAATATAAAGAAGAGGCGACCATGATAATGAAATAGCTTGTTCCGAGTATGTAAAAGGTATTGGCGGTTCCAACAGATTTAATTAACGTATCCATTACAGGACTTGCGATCGCTGCTGCGAATCCAAAGCCCATTATGGCAAGTCCAGTCGCAAGACCGCGTCGGTCTGGAAACCACTTAACTAGTGTTGAGACGGGAGCGATATACCCAACCCCAAGTCCTATTCCTCCAAGTGCTCCATAGAATATGTATAGAAGAGGAAGAGAGCCGAGATTTACAGCGAACCCAGAACCGAAGATACCGATTCCGAAAAAACTAGCTGCAAGAAGGCCAGCTTTTCTTGGGCCATACTTTTCTACAAAATGACCGAGAAATGCTGCGGATAAACCTAAAAATAATATAGCGAGACTAAATGTAAATTGTACTTGTTTAGCTGACCAGCCAAATTCGTTAATAAGTGGGTCGGTGAAGTTACTCCAGGCATAAACGGAACCGATCGATATATGAATCCCTACTGCAGATGCTGCAATTAGCCATCTGTTTTTAACCTTTTTCATCCGCTACATCTCCTTTAGTTCATTAACTAGCTAACTAGAAAAACAAAATAAAAAACTGTCGATCGACCAAATAAGAGAATGGGCATTCTCTTGGAGGTGATTGACAGTTAGTAGTTAGCAGGGAACGCTACTATCAAAACCAACAGTTAATCGCTTTCACATTTGTTGTAACCATCAAAACCGATGACAGGTTCGCTACCTCGTGTCTTTAATTGTTACAACATCATGAACTTTTATAAATAATAGCATAAAATTTTACAACCAATCAATAAATAATTGTAGTTTAGTAGAATCGAGCGAATCATTTAGATCGGTTTTTAATCTTCTTATGAATGAAAAAAGATAGTAGAGCAGAGGTTGCCAGTACAATAATGGTTACTAAAAAAGAATTTTCAGCACTTGTATAATTACCTGCGCTAGAGTAGGAGGATTGGTTATGGAAAACAGTGAAAAAAATTCCTGATAAGAGCTGTAAACAAAAAAATAACACGATAAAACTGCTAACGAATGAGAAGTAATTCTTCATCAGTATTGTTCCTTTCTATAATCAATAAAGCTATCTTAAACGGCTTATTAATAGTACTTCGCGTTTCGTATCGATTACTAGGGGAGAAAAATTAAAGCTACACGTATCCTTGATTGTAATAACTGTTTCACCTTCCAAAAAGAGGGGAATGGTAGAAACAGACTTTGCAATTTCTGTTTAGGGAGGACAAAATCGTGAAACGTGCTATGCTCATAATAAATCCATCGTCTGGTAAAGAAAAAGCAATGAATTACGAAGAAGAAGCAGTAAACATCTTACAAAAAAATCATGTTGACGTTACAGTGAAATATACTGAAAAAGAAGGGGATGCGATCCGTTTTGCTAAAGCCGCATGCGAGAATCATTTTAACACGCTTGTCGCAATGGGGGGAGACGGAACGATTAATGAAGCCATTAATGGATTAGCAAGTGAGTCGGAGCGCCCTGATTTTGGCTTCATTCCTTTAGGGACGGTTAATGATTTCGCAAGAGCGCTCGGCATACCAATGCAACCGAAAAAGGCGCTAAAAGTTCTAGCACAACAGCATACTAAACCGGTCGATATCGGACGTATTAATAACCAGTACTTTATGAATGTGCTTGCTGTAGGAGCGATTGCAGAAGCCGTATATGATGTGACGCCTGAGCAAAAATCCAAATTTGGACCGCTTGCTTATTTAATTGAAGGTGGAAGAGCGTTAAAAGATAAAACACCGTTTAACCTAAAAGTGACTTATGATGGGAAACAATGGAATGGAGAAGCGTACATCATGCTGATTGCTTTAACGAATTCAGTAGGAGGGATTCAGTCTTTCGCCCAGCATGCTGAAGTGAATGATGGGTATTTTCACGTTTTTATTTTAAGAGAATTTTCTCTACCTAAAGTTTTTAAGATCATTCCAGATCTATTTACTGGCCATTTACAAGATAACGCTCAAGTAGAATATTTCCCTGCCTCTAGTCTAAAAGTAGAGTCAGATCATGAACTTGTCGTTAATATTGATGGGGATGAAGGTGTACATCTTCCATTTGAAGCAGAAGTGATGCACAACGAACTACATATTTTTGTTCCTGAAGAGTAGGACGCCTACTCTTTTTTTACGTTGACTGGATGAATACTTAGTGCATCTCTAAATGTCCTGCTTCTTATTCTCTTTCTTCACGAATAGGCTAGTTGTGATGAAAACTGGGATGAGGTGGAGAGTATGAGGCAAAAAGTATTGTTTTTTGGAGACGTTGGGATTGATGACACGATTGCATTGTTATTTGCTTATTTATCTAAAGATGTAGAGGTTATTGGTATAGTAGCCTGTTACGGTAATGTGTCGAAGAAGCAAACAACGAGGAATGTGCGTTATTTATTGAAAGAAGTGGGCCGAACAGATATCCCTGTAATGGGTGGTGCGGAAAAACCAATGACAGGGGAGGTACCAACGTATTATCCGAATGTTCACGGTCCAGAAGGTTTAGGTCCGATTACGCCACCACCAAATGAAGCAGAGCCGTTAGAAAACTTCTTTGAAGTGATCCCTCTCATTGAAAAATATCGAGAAGATTTAGTT from Bacillus sp. Cs-700 encodes the following:
- a CDS encoding OFA family MFS transporter — translated: MKKVKNRWLIAASAVGIHISIGSVYAWSNFTDPLINEFGWSAKQVQFTFSLAILFLGLSAAFLGHFVEKYGPRKAGLLAASFFGIGIFGSGFAVNLGSLPLLYIFYGALGGIGLGVGYIAPVSTLVKWFPDRRGLATGLAIMGFGFAAAIASPVMDTLIKSVGTANTFYILGTSYFIIMVASSLYLEKPPEGWAPKGFKEKQKHSKKSGDLSQLTANEAIKTSRFYYLWLMLFINVTCGIAILSAAKPLAQESIGLTTTEAAALVGVLGIFNGLGRIGWASVSDYIGRPNTYTTFFVLQIGLFALLPHTSTAILFQIMLAIVYTCYGGGFASIPAYIGDMFGTKQLGAIHGYILTAWAAAGLVGPMFAAWMKDTTGSYAASLTFFAGMFVVALIISIVIRKDIRRLRKENETLTAVNM
- a CDS encoding diacylglycerol kinase family protein; the encoded protein is MKRAMLIINPSSGKEKAMNYEEEAVNILQKNHVDVTVKYTEKEGDAIRFAKAACENHFNTLVAMGGDGTINEAINGLASESERPDFGFIPLGTVNDFARALGIPMQPKKALKVLAQQHTKPVDIGRINNQYFMNVLAVGAIAEAVYDVTPEQKSKFGPLAYLIEGGRALKDKTPFNLKVTYDGKQWNGEAYIMLIALTNSVGGIQSFAQHAEVNDGYFHVFILREFSLPKVFKIIPDLFTGHLQDNAQVEYFPASSLKVESDHELVVNIDGDEGVHLPFEAEVMHNELHIFVPEE